Within the archaeon BMS3Bbin15 genome, the region TGTGTATGTATTTCACATTCCTAACTTCTGTATCTATGTTTTGCATCAATACCTCCTAATCAACTCGCAGCTTGCATCAGCAAGCCCCTTCCTCAAAACCCGAGGGTTTAGGGAGGGGTAGTTGACTGTCCTTCAGATGGGGGCAGGCTATGCAAATATCATCGCTTCCTATGGCTATATAAAATTCCTCCCGCTTTGCTTTATCAAGAACTTTTCTTAGATTATCCACAAAATTCCTGTTGTAGCCTTCGCCTTTGAAGAAGTTGAGGCAGAGCAGATGGTGACCTCTGAGTTTGAGCATATATTTAATTGGGATAGTAACCTTTTAAATTTATACTCATGCTACGGCGAGCTGTCATGCAAAAACTTTTCTGAGGTTATCCATAAAATTCTTATTGTAGCCTTCGTTTTAATTGTGGTAGTAACCTTTTAAGTTATAATCATGCCCTGGTAGCTCAGCTGGCCGGAGCGGCTGACTTGTAACAGCCGTATGGTTGCAAGAAATCAGCAGGTCGGGGGTTCAAATCCCCCCCAGGGCTTGTAGGCATTAGTGGTTTTCCATGCATATTTATGACAGGGACGTTCAACGCCTGTCCACTCCTGCCAGAGTGTAGGTCCTCATCGGAGCTGTTATTAGCCAGTACTGTGCGAGACACACTGAGAGTTTCCTCTCTGTTTAATGCCCCGCTTACAGAGCAGAAACTAAAATAACTATAGCAGGAAGGGATAGCCTATTGTTAAAGGTAGTAAAGTAAAGCCCTAAAATTATGTGATATGTTTCTTTAAGGCCATGTATGGGTACTTCATCCCTGCTTGAATTGCTCCACCTATCAGCTTATGAATGTAAGACTGTGTGAGAACTACCTGTTTTGTAAATTACCTACCCCCTTTTTTGATTTTATGGGTATATTTCACTCATTCTTCATGTAAACATAAGTTTTTACACGACCTGACGTAGCATAGAACCACACGACTTTTAGTCATGGAAGTCTGTCAGGACTTTTATAAATGTTAATATAAATGTTAAAGAACCAACAGTTTAACTGGTGTGGACCATGGATTTTACAGCCATAATAAAAAAGGAGAAGAAGCAGTATGTTGCCCTCTGCCCTGAGCTTGATGTAGTTAGTCAGGGCTACACTGTTGAAGAGTCGCTTTCAAACCTGAAAGAAGCGGTGGAGCTTTATATTGAAGAGATGGGCATTCCAGAGGGGGTAAACTCTGAGACAACAATAATAGCTAGGTTTGAGGTAAAAGTGAATGATAAAGTTGCCAGTGCTGTCGGGACCTGATGTCATTAAGATTCTAAAGAAGGCGGGCTGGACACCTGCGAGACAGAAGGGCAGCCACATAATACTTGTGAAACACACACCGGAGGGGAAGAGGGGAGTGGTTGTCCCCAACCACAGAGAAGTGGATGTTGGCACTCTTTCTGAAATAATAAGACAGGTGGGACTGACGAGAAAGGAGTTTCTTGATTTGATGAGGAAGAAGTAGTAATTTTTAAATTTATACAAATAGGAAATGCTCCCTTTACCTGTTTTAGCTGTGCTGCCGGAAGAAAATAGGGTTAAGGAGGCTCTTGAGGCAGAGATACCTCTGGTTGCTAGAGATAAGGAATGCGAATTTACAGATGAGATGGAAGAGCTTGTGAAGTTTCTTGTAAAATACTGGGAAAAGGAAGAAAGCAGGAGGTGATGTATCAGGTTCTCGCCAAAGAACTCATTAAAAACCTATGGATAGCCGGGGTAGAGGTCGGTCACAACAAAAGTGGGTTTGCTCAGGTCGAAGTGTCTACCCAAGAAACCCCTGATGGTATCGGAGTCCTTCTTACTATAAAGCTCCTCTGCGATGACCCTGCCAGTGACATCATCCAACAGAGTCAGTCGGTATTTCTGGGTCCTACCATTTTTAGGATGCTGCTCGTCATAGAGGACTATCTAGATGTCTTCCACAGGGAGTGAAGGTACTATCAACGGCGCCATTGAATGCCCGGTAGAAGTATCCTTACCCTTAGATAGGATGATATCAAATATCCAGGAGATGCCCCGATAAGAGACATGGTGCACCATCATCCGCTGGTAGATATGTTTCAGCACGTCGAAGAGGTCCTCTTTCAGCTCTTCCCAGAATCCTTTACCTTCTTCCAGTAATTTTTCGCAAGATGGACAACGGTACCTACCTATCTTGACGCTGCCAAGACCCTTCTTGGTATAGATGTTGTAGCCGTTGTAGGTCGTCTGGGCACCGCAGCCGGGGCAGAACGGAGGTACCACGCTGCTCTTTTATAATTTCTATTGTTTCAGGGTTTTGGACAAAAGCAAGGTCTTTATCTTTAAATTTTTTTACATATTTTTTTACCTTTTCCTCTGTCCACTCTATAATTTCATTAGTCATCCCTTTAGTAGCACTACTAATAGGGTCAGAGGAGGAATAGGGTCAGGGTTAAATGACATCCCCATAGTCCTCAAAAAAAGAAGCAATACTAAGAGGATTATTATCAAGAATGATTGTACTACCTGGGAAGATAAACATATTATCAATCCTTATAGGGTCTTCTGTGTATGTATCTAAACATTGTTT harbors:
- a CDS encoding YcfA-like protein — encoded protein: MIKLPVLSGPDVIKILKKAGWTPARQKGSHIILVKHTPEGKRGVVVPNHREVDVGTLSEIIRQVGLTRKEFLDLMRKK